The Labrus bergylta chromosome 15, fLabBer1.1, whole genome shotgun sequence genome includes a region encoding these proteins:
- the LOC109988429 gene encoding DNA (cytosine-5)-methyltransferase 3A-like isoform X13: MPSNSPAVAEPPQTPENDAVNDVSEDGADQDSPEEGTPASPRNKRRVGRPGRKRKQLLPEMAASDPCANAPPTPPEEPEPSPSPRKKRGRRKLEQTEKNKDEPDDRNCDSPREVETGRLRRRPVPRVTFQAGDPYYISRRQREEWLSRWKMEVGEKQAERRAYREAEMSMMDDLSEGDFLKEDKPASPAPPPSQQHTDPASPTVAVTPEPVARGEQATPSEVESQDGRGFGIGMLVFGKLRGFSWWPGRIVSWWMSGRSRAADGTRWVMWFGDGKFSVVCVEKLMPLSSFSSAFHQPTYNKQSMYRKAIFEALQVASVRAGRPVPSCDTSDEAEGVEVQTRQMIEWAMTGFLPSGPQSLDPPEGEQNTYKEMYPEMWAEPEAAYTPPPAKKPRKNSAEKAKIREVIDEGTRERLIQEVKKKTRNIEDICISCGSLNVSLEHPLFGGAMCQGCKNSFLECAYQYDDDGYQSYCTICCGGREVLMCGNNNCCRCFCVECVDLLVGTGSAAAAIQEDPWNCYMCGSRGSYGLLRRRDDWPCRLQHFFANNHEQEFEPARLYPPVAAEKRKPIRVLSLFDGIATGLLVLKDLGIQVDKYVASEVCEDSITVGMVRHQGRIMYVGDVRNVTHKHIEEWGPFDLVIGGSPCNDLSIVNPARKGLYEGTGRLFFEFYRLLHEARPKPGDGRPFFWLFENVVAMGVSDKRDISRFLECNPVMIDAKEVSAAHRARYFWGNLPGMSRPLAPMTNDKLDLQECLEHGRTAKFEKLRTITTRSNSVKQGKDEHFPVYMDSKEDILWCTEMER, from the exons GAGATGGCGGCCTCTGACCCGTGTGCAAATGCTCCCCCAACCCCGCCAGAGGAGCCGGagccctccccctcccctcgcAAGAAGCGCGGCCGTCGGAAACTCGAGCAAACAGAGAAGAATAAGG ACGAGCCAGACGACAGAAATTGCGACTCCCCCAGAGAG gtgGAGACTGGGAGGCTGCGGAGGAGGCCGGTCCCCAGAGTGACTTTCCAGGCTGGAGATCCGTATTACATcagcaggagacagagagaagaatgGCTCAGCCGCTGGAAGATGGAGGTGGGAGAGAAACag GCCGAGCGACGGGCATACCGAGAGGCAGAGATGAGCATGATGGACGACCTATCGGAGGGTGACTTCCTAAAAGAGGACAAGCCCGCCAGCCCCGCCCCTCCTCCttcacagcaacacactgaccCCGCCTCTCCGACAGTTGCCGTGACACCGGAACCGGTTGCCAGGGGAGAACAGGCCACACCCAGCGAAGTAGAGAGCCAG GACGGCCGGGGTTTTGGCATCGGCATGCTGGTGTTCGGAAAGCTGCGCGGCTTCTCCTGGTGGCCCGGCAGGATCGTCTCCTGGTGGATGAGCGGCCGAAGTCGAGCGGCGGACGGGACTCGCTGGGTGATGTGGTTTGGAGACGGCAAGTTCTCCGTG GTTTGTGTGGAGAAGCTGATGCCTCTGAGCTCTTTCTCATCTGCCTTCCACCAGCCCACCTACAACAAACAGTCCATGTACCGGAAAGCCATCTTCGAGGCTCTGCAG GTGGCCAGTGTTCGGGCGGGTAGGCCAGTTCCTTCCTGCGACACGAGCGATGAAGCAGAGGGCGTGGAGGTTCAAACCAGACAGATGATCGAGTGGGCCATGACCGGCTTCTTACCCAGCGGTCCACAATCACTGGACCCTCCAGAGG GAGAACAAAATACATATAAGGAAATGTATCCAGAGATGTGGGCAGAACCTGAGGCGGCGTACACGCCTCCACCTGCCAAGAAACCGCGCAAGAACTCAGCTGAGAAAGCAAAGATCAGAGAGGTGATCGATGAAGGGACCAGAG agagACTCATACAGGAAGTCAAAAAGAAGACCAGGAACATAGAAg atATCTGCATCTCCTGTGGAAGTCTCAACGTCTCTCTGGAGCATCCTCTCTTCGGAGGAGCGATGTGTCAGGGCTGCAAA AACTCCTTCCTTGAGTGTGCGTACCAGTACGACGACGACGGATACCAGTCCTACTGCACCATCTGCTGCGGAGGCAGGGAAGTGCTCATGTGTGGCAACAACAACTGCTGTAG GTGTTTCTGTGTGGAGTGTGTAGACCTGCTGGTCGGAACGGGCTCGGCGGCAGCAGCCATTCAAGAAGACCCCTGGAACTGTTACATGTGCGGCTCCCGGGGCTCCTACGGGTTGTTGCGGCGACGCGACGACTGGCCATGCAGACTACAGCACTTCTTTGCAAATAACCACGAACAGGAATTT GAGCCAGCCAGGTTGTATCCTCCAGTCGCTGCAGAGAAGAGGAAACCAATCAGAGTCCTCTCGCTGTTTGACGGCATCGCCACAG GTCTGTTGGTGCTGAAGGATTTGGGCATTCAGGTTGACAAGTACGTGGCGTCTGAGGTGTGTGAAGACTCCATCACAGTCGGCATGGTCCGCCACCAGGGTCGCATCATGTACGTGGGCGATGTACGCAACGTGACGCACAAACAC ATTGAAGAGTGGGGACCGTTTGACCTGGTGATCGGAGGAAGCCCGTGCAACGACCTCTCCATAGTCAATCCAGCACGGAAAGGCCTCTATG AGGGAACAGGCCGCTTGTTTTTTGAGTTTTACCGCCTGCTGCACGAGGCTCGACCGAAGCCGGGCGATGGGCGGCCGTTCTTCTGGCTGTTTGAGAATGTGGTTGCTATGGGAGTCAGTGACAAACGTGACATCTCCCGCTTTTTAGAG TGTAACCCCGTTATGATCGATGCCAAGGAGGTCTCCGCTGCCCACCGCGCTCGCTATTTTTGGGGAAACCTGCCCGGCATGTCCAG ACCTCTAGCACCCATGACGAACGACAAACTGGACCTACAGGAGTGTCTTGAACACGGACGCACGGCAAAG TTTGAGAAGTTGCGTACGATAACGACACGCTCCAACTCTGTGAAGCAGGGGAAAGACGAGCATTTCCCCGTCTACATGGACAGCAAGGAGGACATCCTCTGGTGTACAGAGATGGAGAGGTGA
- the LOC109988429 gene encoding DNA (cytosine-5)-methyltransferase 3A-like isoform X12, with protein MTASPDSSVSAECEMAASDPCANAPPTPPEEPEPSPSPRKKRGRRKLEQTEKNKDEPDDRNCDSPREVETGRLRRRPVPRVTFQAGDPYYISRRQREEWLSRWKMEVGEKQAERRAYREAEMSMMDDLSEGDFLKEDKPASPAPPPSQQHTDPASPTVAVTPEPVARGEQATPSEVESQDGRGFGIGMLVFGKLRGFSWWPGRIVSWWMSGRSRAADGTRWVMWFGDGKFSVVCVEKLMPLSSFSSAFHQPTYNKQSMYRKAIFEALQVASVRAGRPVPSCDTSDEAEGVEVQTRQMIEWAMTGFLPSGPQSLDPPEGEQNTYKEMYPEMWAEPEAAYTPPPAKKPRKNSAEKAKIREVIDEGTRERLIQEVKKKTRNIEDICISCGSLNVSLEHPLFGGAMCQGCKNSFLECAYQYDDDGYQSYCTICCGGREVLMCGNNNCCRCFCVECVDLLVGTGSAAAAIQEDPWNCYMCGSRGSYGLLRRRDDWPCRLQHFFANNHEQEFEPARLYPPVAAEKRKPIRVLSLFDGIATGLLVLKDLGIQVDKYVASEVCEDSITVGMVRHQGRIMYVGDVRNVTHKHIEEWGPFDLVIGGSPCNDLSIVNPARKGLYEGTGRLFFEFYRLLHEARPKPGDGRPFFWLFENVVAMGVSDKRDISRFLECNPVMIDAKEVSAAHRARYFWGNLPGMSSICDFRPLAPMTNDKLDLQECLEHGRTAKVSSSFEKLRTITTRSNSVKQGKDEHFPVYMDSKEDILWCTEMERVFGFPVHYTDVSNMSRLARQRLLGRSWSVPVIRHLFAPLKEYFACN; from the exons ATGACTGCAAGTCCAGATTCCTCTGTTTCGGCTGAATGT GAGATGGCGGCCTCTGACCCGTGTGCAAATGCTCCCCCAACCCCGCCAGAGGAGCCGGagccctccccctcccctcgcAAGAAGCGCGGCCGTCGGAAACTCGAGCAAACAGAGAAGAATAAGG ACGAGCCAGACGACAGAAATTGCGACTCCCCCAGAGAG gtgGAGACTGGGAGGCTGCGGAGGAGGCCGGTCCCCAGAGTGACTTTCCAGGCTGGAGATCCGTATTACATcagcaggagacagagagaagaatgGCTCAGCCGCTGGAAGATGGAGGTGGGAGAGAAACag GCCGAGCGACGGGCATACCGAGAGGCAGAGATGAGCATGATGGACGACCTATCGGAGGGTGACTTCCTAAAAGAGGACAAGCCCGCCAGCCCCGCCCCTCCTCCttcacagcaacacactgaccCCGCCTCTCCGACAGTTGCCGTGACACCGGAACCGGTTGCCAGGGGAGAACAGGCCACACCCAGCGAAGTAGAGAGCCAG GACGGCCGGGGTTTTGGCATCGGCATGCTGGTGTTCGGAAAGCTGCGCGGCTTCTCCTGGTGGCCCGGCAGGATCGTCTCCTGGTGGATGAGCGGCCGAAGTCGAGCGGCGGACGGGACTCGCTGGGTGATGTGGTTTGGAGACGGCAAGTTCTCCGTG GTTTGTGTGGAGAAGCTGATGCCTCTGAGCTCTTTCTCATCTGCCTTCCACCAGCCCACCTACAACAAACAGTCCATGTACCGGAAAGCCATCTTCGAGGCTCTGCAG GTGGCCAGTGTTCGGGCGGGTAGGCCAGTTCCTTCCTGCGACACGAGCGATGAAGCAGAGGGCGTGGAGGTTCAAACCAGACAGATGATCGAGTGGGCCATGACCGGCTTCTTACCCAGCGGTCCACAATCACTGGACCCTCCAGAGG GAGAACAAAATACATATAAGGAAATGTATCCAGAGATGTGGGCAGAACCTGAGGCGGCGTACACGCCTCCACCTGCCAAGAAACCGCGCAAGAACTCAGCTGAGAAAGCAAAGATCAGAGAGGTGATCGATGAAGGGACCAGAG agagACTCATACAGGAAGTCAAAAAGAAGACCAGGAACATAGAAg atATCTGCATCTCCTGTGGAAGTCTCAACGTCTCTCTGGAGCATCCTCTCTTCGGAGGAGCGATGTGTCAGGGCTGCAAA AACTCCTTCCTTGAGTGTGCGTACCAGTACGACGACGACGGATACCAGTCCTACTGCACCATCTGCTGCGGAGGCAGGGAAGTGCTCATGTGTGGCAACAACAACTGCTGTAG GTGTTTCTGTGTGGAGTGTGTAGACCTGCTGGTCGGAACGGGCTCGGCGGCAGCAGCCATTCAAGAAGACCCCTGGAACTGTTACATGTGCGGCTCCCGGGGCTCCTACGGGTTGTTGCGGCGACGCGACGACTGGCCATGCAGACTACAGCACTTCTTTGCAAATAACCACGAACAGGAATTT GAGCCAGCCAGGTTGTATCCTCCAGTCGCTGCAGAGAAGAGGAAACCAATCAGAGTCCTCTCGCTGTTTGACGGCATCGCCACAG GTCTGTTGGTGCTGAAGGATTTGGGCATTCAGGTTGACAAGTACGTGGCGTCTGAGGTGTGTGAAGACTCCATCACAGTCGGCATGGTCCGCCACCAGGGTCGCATCATGTACGTGGGCGATGTACGCAACGTGACGCACAAACAC ATTGAAGAGTGGGGACCGTTTGACCTGGTGATCGGAGGAAGCCCGTGCAACGACCTCTCCATAGTCAATCCAGCACGGAAAGGCCTCTATG AGGGAACAGGCCGCTTGTTTTTTGAGTTTTACCGCCTGCTGCACGAGGCTCGACCGAAGCCGGGCGATGGGCGGCCGTTCTTCTGGCTGTTTGAGAATGTGGTTGCTATGGGAGTCAGTGACAAACGTGACATCTCCCGCTTTTTAGAG TGTAACCCCGTTATGATCGATGCCAAGGAGGTCTCCGCTGCCCACCGCGCTCGCTATTTTTGGGGAAACCTGCCCGGCATGTCCAG cATTTGTGATTTCAGACCTCTAGCACCCATGACGAACGACAAACTGGACCTACAGGAGTGTCTTGAACACGGACGCACGGCAAAGGTATCCTCATCT TTTGAGAAGTTGCGTACGATAACGACACGCTCCAACTCTGTGAAGCAGGGGAAAGACGAGCATTTCCCCGTCTACATGGACAGCAAGGAGGACATCCTCTGGTGTACAGAGATGGAGAG
- the LOC109988429 gene encoding DNA (cytosine-5)-methyltransferase 3A-like isoform X15 — MYEPDDRNCDSPREVETGRLRRRPVPRVTFQAGDPYYISRRQREEWLSRWKMEVGEKQAERRAYREAEMSMMDDLSEGDFLKEDKPASPAPPPSQQHTDPASPTVAVTPEPVARGEQATPSEVESQDGRGFGIGMLVFGKLRGFSWWPGRIVSWWMSGRSRAADGTRWVMWFGDGKFSVVCVEKLMPLSSFSSAFHQPTYNKQSMYRKAIFEALQVASVRAGRPVPSCDTSDEAEGVEVQTRQMIEWAMTGFLPSGPQSLDPPEGEQNTYKEMYPEMWAEPEAAYTPPPAKKPRKNSAEKAKIREVIDEGTRERLIQEVKKKTRNIEDICISCGSLNVSLEHPLFGGAMCQGCKNSFLECAYQYDDDGYQSYCTICCGGREVLMCGNNNCCRCFCVECVDLLVGTGSAAAAIQEDPWNCYMCGSRGSYGLLRRRDDWPCRLQHFFANNHEQEFEPARLYPPVAAEKRKPIRVLSLFDGIATGLLVLKDLGIQVDKYVASEVCEDSITVGMVRHQGRIMYVGDVRNVTHKHIEEWGPFDLVIGGSPCNDLSIVNPARKGLYEGTGRLFFEFYRLLHEARPKPGDGRPFFWLFENVVAMGVSDKRDISRFLECNPVMIDAKEVSAAHRARYFWGNLPGMSSICDFRPLAPMTNDKLDLQECLEHGRTAKVSSSFEKLRTITTRSNSVKQGKDEHFPVYMDSKEDILWCTEMERVFGFPVHYTDVSNMSRLARQRLLGRSWSVPVIRHLFAPLKEYFACN, encoded by the exons ATGT ACGAGCCAGACGACAGAAATTGCGACTCCCCCAGAGAG gtgGAGACTGGGAGGCTGCGGAGGAGGCCGGTCCCCAGAGTGACTTTCCAGGCTGGAGATCCGTATTACATcagcaggagacagagagaagaatgGCTCAGCCGCTGGAAGATGGAGGTGGGAGAGAAACag GCCGAGCGACGGGCATACCGAGAGGCAGAGATGAGCATGATGGACGACCTATCGGAGGGTGACTTCCTAAAAGAGGACAAGCCCGCCAGCCCCGCCCCTCCTCCttcacagcaacacactgaccCCGCCTCTCCGACAGTTGCCGTGACACCGGAACCGGTTGCCAGGGGAGAACAGGCCACACCCAGCGAAGTAGAGAGCCAG GACGGCCGGGGTTTTGGCATCGGCATGCTGGTGTTCGGAAAGCTGCGCGGCTTCTCCTGGTGGCCCGGCAGGATCGTCTCCTGGTGGATGAGCGGCCGAAGTCGAGCGGCGGACGGGACTCGCTGGGTGATGTGGTTTGGAGACGGCAAGTTCTCCGTG GTTTGTGTGGAGAAGCTGATGCCTCTGAGCTCTTTCTCATCTGCCTTCCACCAGCCCACCTACAACAAACAGTCCATGTACCGGAAAGCCATCTTCGAGGCTCTGCAG GTGGCCAGTGTTCGGGCGGGTAGGCCAGTTCCTTCCTGCGACACGAGCGATGAAGCAGAGGGCGTGGAGGTTCAAACCAGACAGATGATCGAGTGGGCCATGACCGGCTTCTTACCCAGCGGTCCACAATCACTGGACCCTCCAGAGG GAGAACAAAATACATATAAGGAAATGTATCCAGAGATGTGGGCAGAACCTGAGGCGGCGTACACGCCTCCACCTGCCAAGAAACCGCGCAAGAACTCAGCTGAGAAAGCAAAGATCAGAGAGGTGATCGATGAAGGGACCAGAG agagACTCATACAGGAAGTCAAAAAGAAGACCAGGAACATAGAAg atATCTGCATCTCCTGTGGAAGTCTCAACGTCTCTCTGGAGCATCCTCTCTTCGGAGGAGCGATGTGTCAGGGCTGCAAA AACTCCTTCCTTGAGTGTGCGTACCAGTACGACGACGACGGATACCAGTCCTACTGCACCATCTGCTGCGGAGGCAGGGAAGTGCTCATGTGTGGCAACAACAACTGCTGTAG GTGTTTCTGTGTGGAGTGTGTAGACCTGCTGGTCGGAACGGGCTCGGCGGCAGCAGCCATTCAAGAAGACCCCTGGAACTGTTACATGTGCGGCTCCCGGGGCTCCTACGGGTTGTTGCGGCGACGCGACGACTGGCCATGCAGACTACAGCACTTCTTTGCAAATAACCACGAACAGGAATTT GAGCCAGCCAGGTTGTATCCTCCAGTCGCTGCAGAGAAGAGGAAACCAATCAGAGTCCTCTCGCTGTTTGACGGCATCGCCACAG GTCTGTTGGTGCTGAAGGATTTGGGCATTCAGGTTGACAAGTACGTGGCGTCTGAGGTGTGTGAAGACTCCATCACAGTCGGCATGGTCCGCCACCAGGGTCGCATCATGTACGTGGGCGATGTACGCAACGTGACGCACAAACAC ATTGAAGAGTGGGGACCGTTTGACCTGGTGATCGGAGGAAGCCCGTGCAACGACCTCTCCATAGTCAATCCAGCACGGAAAGGCCTCTATG AGGGAACAGGCCGCTTGTTTTTTGAGTTTTACCGCCTGCTGCACGAGGCTCGACCGAAGCCGGGCGATGGGCGGCCGTTCTTCTGGCTGTTTGAGAATGTGGTTGCTATGGGAGTCAGTGACAAACGTGACATCTCCCGCTTTTTAGAG TGTAACCCCGTTATGATCGATGCCAAGGAGGTCTCCGCTGCCCACCGCGCTCGCTATTTTTGGGGAAACCTGCCCGGCATGTCCAG cATTTGTGATTTCAGACCTCTAGCACCCATGACGAACGACAAACTGGACCTACAGGAGTGTCTTGAACACGGACGCACGGCAAAGGTATCCTCATCT TTTGAGAAGTTGCGTACGATAACGACACGCTCCAACTCTGTGAAGCAGGGGAAAGACGAGCATTTCCCCGTCTACATGGACAGCAAGGAGGACATCCTCTGGTGTACAGAGATGGAGAG